A single genomic interval of Stieleria maiorica harbors:
- a CDS encoding exonuclease/endonuclease/phosphatase family protein, with protein MGIFSKRRRKSSFSSSNPLLRWFGPGATTLGVLYAVYMLLTGGLSFSSLDGLLTPDAASEFRGETISLGDRTDRPPDRIRIATFNIEHFADKKSSIRTNEDGVDVLGTIARIVSTFDVVAIQELQGADGIALQRLVALLNESGGSFAATMSDPIGESYLESYAFVWDRSRINLVPGSAYVVQDPGKRMYREPMVATFETVVPPDSGQPPFRFTMINVHTKPDRVDPDDQESEINVLADVFQRVRDYEFQQYSEDDFILLGDLNVSEKNLGRLKSIPGVLSLAADIQTNINRTKTNDHILIDSSVTAEYSGRRGVIDLKADLGLTEQQANAISDHIPLWAEFDLYERPPVPRGPATATASGPGTRLIQ; from the coding sequence GTGGGGATCTTTTCCAAACGTCGACGAAAGAGCTCCTTCAGCAGTTCGAATCCGCTGCTGCGCTGGTTCGGCCCGGGCGCCACCACACTCGGTGTGTTGTACGCGGTCTACATGCTGCTGACCGGAGGCTTAAGTTTTTCCTCGCTGGATGGATTGCTGACCCCGGATGCCGCGTCCGAATTTCGTGGCGAAACGATTTCCCTGGGCGACCGAACCGACCGGCCGCCGGATCGCATTCGCATCGCGACCTTCAATATTGAACACTTCGCGGACAAAAAATCCAGCATTCGCACCAACGAGGACGGCGTCGATGTGTTGGGGACGATCGCACGAATCGTCAGCACCTTCGACGTCGTGGCGATCCAAGAACTACAGGGGGCCGACGGCATCGCCCTGCAGCGACTGGTCGCGTTGCTGAATGAATCCGGCGGAAGCTTTGCCGCGACGATGAGTGACCCGATCGGCGAATCCTACCTGGAATCATACGCCTTCGTCTGGGATCGATCGCGGATCAATCTGGTCCCCGGATCAGCCTACGTGGTGCAAGACCCCGGCAAACGCATGTACCGAGAACCGATGGTGGCGACTTTCGAAACCGTCGTCCCGCCCGATAGCGGACAACCGCCGTTTCGATTCACCATGATCAACGTCCATACCAAACCCGATCGCGTGGATCCGGACGATCAAGAAAGCGAAATCAATGTGTTGGCGGACGTCTTTCAACGGGTGCGGGATTATGAGTTCCAGCAGTACTCCGAAGACGACTTCATCCTGCTGGGCGACCTGAACGTCAGCGAAAAGAACCTCGGACGACTCAAATCGATCCCCGGCGTGCTCTCGCTGGCCGCCGACATCCAAACCAACATCAATCGCACCAAGACGAACGATCACATCCTGATCGACAGCAGCGTGACAGCCGAGTATTCGGGGCGGCGAGGCGTGATCGATCTGAAGGCCGACCTGGGATTGACCGAGCAGCAGGCCAATGCGATCAGCGACCACATCCCGCTGTGGGCCGAGTTCGATCTCTATGAACGGCCCCCCGTTCCCCGAGGCCCCGCAACGGCGACCGCCAGCGGCCCCGGAACGCGTCTGATTCAATAG
- a CDS encoding TadE family protein yields MSTNPVKHRQRRRPSRRGAATVEFALIVPVMLTFTFGLIEMGRISIIKEAVVQASREGARVGIRPTASIEDVQARIDEELAIMNITSANVVITPSFLEEAEPGDDIRVRITIPITEVSYVPGFFAFEGMDIVAETVMRRESTG; encoded by the coding sequence ATGTCAACCAATCCAGTGAAACATCGCCAACGCAGAAGGCCTTCGCGTCGCGGAGCCGCGACGGTCGAATTCGCCTTGATCGTCCCCGTCATGTTGACCTTCACCTTCGGGCTGATCGAAATGGGACGAATCAGCATCATCAAGGAGGCGGTCGTCCAAGCGTCACGCGAGGGCGCCCGCGTCGGAATCCGCCCCACGGCATCGATCGAAGACGTCCAAGCACGCATCGACGAAGAACTGGCGATCATGAACATCACCAGCGCAAATGTGGTCATCACGCCCTCGTTCCTGGAAGAAGCCGAACCCGGGGACGATATCCGGGTCCGCATCACGATCCCGATCACCGAAGTCAGCTACGTGCCCGGTTTCTTCGCCTTTGAGGGGATGGACATCGTGGCCGAAACCGTGATGCGTCGCGAAAGCACCGGCTGA
- a CDS encoding DUF4112 domain-containing protein, which translates to MSQWDDVQRRLERVRKFAGLMDDKFALPGTRLRFGLDSLLGLLPGLGDAATAAMGVWLIAEAARMKVPKGVLIRMCGNLLVDATLGSVPIAGDVFDLYWKSNRRNAVLLEKHLKKRAAGR; encoded by the coding sequence ATGTCGCAGTGGGATGACGTTCAGCGACGTCTGGAAAGGGTCCGCAAGTTTGCCGGATTGATGGACGACAAATTCGCCCTGCCGGGAACCCGGCTGCGGTTCGGGCTGGACAGTTTGCTGGGGCTCTTGCCCGGCTTGGGCGACGCGGCAACGGCGGCGATGGGCGTCTGGTTGATCGCCGAGGCGGCACGGATGAAGGTTCCCAAGGGCGTCTTGATTCGGATGTGCGGGAACTTGCTGGTCGATGCGACACTGGGTTCAGTTCCCATCGCCGGCGACGTGTTCGATTTGTATTGGAAATCCAATCGACGCAACGCGGTGCTGTTGGAGAAACACCTCAAGAAACGCGCGGCCGGTCGCTGA
- a CDS encoding pilus assembly protein TadG-related protein: MFHTQTMSDNASRSRGCSTKTKNNRYPADRRKGSALVFSVFLVAGLLVVSAVAIDFGHINVSRSEVKRTADAAAMSACWELFDGVVQGNDASTVECDINDAASSIASKNVISSRAPTLNAASDVEIGFYDRNNPGVLDNSDPSRFNAVRVHVRQTGANNSAIPLFFGSVTGRAEQSLQAHSTAALFKTISGFYTPSDAGETLDILPIALDLETWEKVVAKETEDNYSYSGGTVSSGSDGFFECSLYPTGTGSPGNRGTVDIGGANNSTSDISRQILHGISAQDMADFGRPLEFDSNGELELNGDTGISAAIKDELADIIGQPRMIPIFTSVHGNGNNAMYTIVRFEGIRILSVKLTGPMKKKHVTIQPAPMVARYSVFREAAIEESEFLFTPVMLVD; encoded by the coding sequence ATGTTCCACACACAAACCATGAGCGACAACGCGTCCCGCTCGCGCGGCTGTTCAACCAAAACAAAAAACAATCGCTATCCGGCAGATCGCCGCAAGGGTTCGGCTCTGGTCTTCAGCGTCTTTTTGGTCGCGGGACTTTTGGTCGTCTCCGCGGTCGCGATCGACTTTGGACACATCAACGTCTCACGATCGGAAGTCAAGCGAACCGCCGATGCAGCCGCCATGTCGGCGTGTTGGGAACTGTTCGACGGTGTGGTCCAAGGCAACGATGCATCGACCGTGGAGTGTGACATCAACGACGCGGCCAGTTCGATCGCCTCGAAAAATGTGATCAGCTCTCGCGCGCCGACCTTGAACGCCGCCAGCGACGTCGAAATTGGGTTTTACGACCGCAACAATCCGGGCGTTCTGGACAACTCCGATCCGTCACGGTTCAACGCCGTTCGCGTCCACGTCCGCCAAACCGGAGCGAACAACTCCGCGATCCCACTGTTCTTCGGATCGGTCACCGGCCGGGCCGAACAGTCGCTGCAAGCGCATAGCACCGCCGCGCTGTTCAAGACCATTTCCGGATTCTACACGCCCAGCGATGCGGGTGAGACGCTGGACATCTTGCCCATCGCGTTGGACCTGGAAACCTGGGAAAAGGTCGTCGCCAAGGAGACCGAAGACAACTACAGCTACTCCGGCGGAACGGTTTCGTCCGGCAGCGATGGTTTCTTTGAGTGTTCGCTCTACCCGACCGGGACCGGTTCGCCGGGCAACCGTGGCACGGTCGATATCGGAGGTGCCAACAACAGCACCAGCGATATCAGCCGCCAGATTTTACACGGCATCTCCGCCCAAGACATGGCTGACTTCGGCCGCCCCCTGGAGTTCGATTCCAATGGCGAACTGGAACTCAACGGCGACACCGGAATCAGTGCCGCGATCAAAGACGAACTTGCAGACATCATCGGCCAGCCCCGGATGATCCCGATCTTCACCAGCGTGCACGGAAACGGCAACAACGCGATGTACACGATCGTCCGCTTCGAAGGCATTCGAATCTTGAGTGTCAAACTGACCGGCCCGATGAAGAAGAAACACGTCACCATCCAACCGGCCCCGATGGTCGCCCGCTACTCCGTCTTTAGGGAAGCCGCGATCGAAGAAAGCGAGTTTCTGTTCACTCCGGTCATGCTGGTCGACTAG